One part of the Lycium ferocissimum isolate CSIRO_LF1 chromosome 8, AGI_CSIRO_Lferr_CH_V1, whole genome shotgun sequence genome encodes these proteins:
- the LOC132066806 gene encoding glycine-rich cell wall structural protein 1.8-like, translating into MDALFAKGKEFLRSNSDKETSPRPERTKHHDDVDDSDDHPEKKTSASGGAKTATGSGGAKTAASGSGGAKTASARSGDAKTGGTAESGGAKTGGATGSGGAKTGAGRGAGRGEGGAGRGAGGAHNPNEHKEPTNSELMASAKLLAAAAQSQLGGGGDGKPKEELDTGKLAGAAADLLSAAQKYGKLGEEGIGKYVGQAEDYLHGYELKNAKKAGAGAGATSAKKSTTSSTAAHKDSEHRPRGNADNSRDDDDGDEHGEHKKRMPPKKQSSDNYDHDREEGNDDYARGHDKHVQQGRGMPRKQAGDHHDHHERSEEDDDHPRGGHGKANRSGGHSEEDDHGKSGGGYGEYIQKAQGMLNKKPGGDDDSEKGDGESGGGYGEYIKKAQGMLKKKSADDDGPEKDDAESGGGYGDYIKKAQGMLNKKSGDESPRDGGDGDSGGGFGGVMKMAQGMFKTDSDHGGDRSPTKDHNEEGESKGDFLKMAGSFFK; encoded by the exons ATGGACGCTCTTTTTGCAAAAGGAAAGGAATTTCTCAGGTCCAACAGTGACAAAGAAACTTCTCCTCGCCCTGAAAGAACAAAACATCATGATGACGTGGATGATTCCGATGACCACCCTGAAAAGAAAACATCAGCAAGTGGCGGCGCCAAGACTGCCACCGGAAGCGGTGGCGCCAAGACTGCCGCCTCCGGAAGCGGTGGCGCCAAAACTGCCTCTGCAAGAAGCGGTGACGCCAAGACAGGTGGCACCGCCGAGAGTGGCGGGGCCAAGACAG GTGGTGCCACCGGAAGTGGTGGCGCCAAGACGGGTGCAGGCCGTGGCGCAGGCCGCGGCGAGGGTGGTGCAGGCCGCGGCGCGGGTGGTGCTCATAATCCAAATGAGCACAAAGAGCCAACAAACTCTGAGCTGATGGCTAGTGCAAAGCTGCTGGCTGCAGCTgcacaatctcaattaggtggcgGCGGCGACGGCAAACCAAAAGAAGAATTGGACACTGGAAAGCTTGCCGGAGCCGCTGCCGACCTCCTTAGCGCCGCCCAAAAATACGGGAAATTAGGCGAAGAAGGAATCGGTAAGTATGTGGGGCAAGCTGAGGATTATCTCCATGGTTATGAGCTCAAGAATGCAAAAAAAGCGGGTGCAGGTGCAGGTGCTACCTCAGCCAAAAAGAGTACAACTAGTTCTACTGCGGCGCACAAGGACTCGGAGCATCGCCCAAGGGGCAATGCCGACAATTCaagagatgatgatgatggtgatgagcACGGAGAGCATAAGAAAAGGATGCCACCAAAGAAACAATCCAGTGACAACTACGATCATGATCGCGAGGAAggtaatgatgattatgctAGAG GGCACGACAAGCATGTGCAGCAGGGTAGAGGGATGCCCAGGAAACAAGCTGGTGACCATCATGATCACCATGAACGTTCAGAGGAAGATGATGATCATCCGAGAGGCGGGCACGGTAAAGCTAATAGATCCGGTGGACATTCAGAGGAAGATGATCATGGCAAATCTGGTGGAGGGTATGGCGAGTATATCCAGAAAGCTCAAGGAATGCTAAATAAAAAACCCGGTGGTGATGATGATTCAGAGAAAGGTGATGGTGAATCTGGTGGAGGGTATGGCGAGTACATCAAGAAAGCTCAAGGGATGCTCAAGAAAAAATCAGCTGACGATGATGGTCCAGAGAAAGATGATGCTGAATCTGGTGGAGGGTATGGTGATTATATCAAGAAAGCTCAGGGAATGCTCAACAAAAAATCAGGTGATGAAAGTCCAAGGGATGGAGGTGATGGAGATTCCGGTGGCGGGTTTGGTGGGGTCATGAAAATGGCTCAAGGTATGTTTAAGACAGATTCTGATCATGGGGGTGATCGTAGCCCTACCAAAGATCACAATGAGGAAGGTGAGAGCAAAGGAGATTTTCTTAAGATGGCAGGAAGTTTCTTCAAGTAA
- the LOC132067870 gene encoding nodulin-related protein 2-like, whose translation MNFLSSLSKGAGGQSTDEPKKTTGEESGSTTELFASAKVLAEAAQSHINKDGTKVDNKKVAEAAADVLDAGQKYGKLDETQGVGQYIEKAETYLHKYGSGTGTATDKPPTAAPEETKAPAAAAEAAPAPTTAPVTEGEHEEEKKSGGSDYLKMAGDFLGKK comes from the exons atgaattttCTCTCATCTTTGTCCAAGGGTGCAGGTGGCCAATCCACCGACGAGCCCAAAAAAACCACCGGCGAAGAATCAGGTTCCACAACTGAGCTTTTTGCCAGTGCAAAAGTGTTAGCAGAAGCTGCTCAAAGCCACATCAACAAAGATGGAACCAAAGTCGATAACAAAAAG GTAGCTGAAGCTGCTGCTGATGTCCTTGATGCTGGACAGAAATATGGAAAATTAGATGAAACTCAAGGAGTTGGACAATACATTGAAAAAGCCGAAACTTACCTCCACAAGTACGGTTCTGGCACCGGCACCGCCACAGACAAGCCTCCAACCGCCGCACCGGAAGAAACAAAAGCTCCGGCAGCAGCAGCGGAAGCAGCACCGGCGCCTACTACGGCACCGGTTACTGAAGGAGAGCATGAAGAGGAAAAGAAGAGTGGAGGATCAGATTATCTTAAGATGGCTGGTGACTTCTTAGGCAAGAAGTGA
- the LOC132066235 gene encoding uncharacterized protein LOC132066235, translating into MSKNGPQINHLCYADDLILFSSGERKSVKLLMKVLRDYEEASGQEINKDKTNFYTYGIQSRRNIRRLHRWTGYKHAKLPFTYLGCPIYTGRKTCNLFSDLATKFLNKAGGWQVPLVTIMKQIEMYFSNSFWGKKDDKNKYHWSSWEKMSYPYEEGGVGFKRLSDIFKAFATKRWWRFRTNDNLWARFLKAKYCPRSNPISKKKNSKDSNAWKTMLNTRAEAEKYIIWRIAEGKVLFWWDTWTAFGLLNQLVNQNLKLGNNKVNEYKVDGAWDQTKLSEVLPQQVTHAITQQSINTNSKDKAIWTLNNDGNFSIASAFKQLRQKRDIMTQSKEIWSKGLPFKISFFMWRLIKKNLPFDDTLTRFGIQPDTRCTCCRVDKQETLNHVFARSELAHRIWKIAEDPLGIKCRHQNVLTTLNHWWTKKPANAMHKALLQISPSIKNTTDARIRQKLLFQVKVTLGKVFSRMEQEWSWEVVCDMALNRAPMQIHQNTSPGPIRTEMPEHSSYILNTDGSCSSSLAIAGAGGVVRKRNGEMVMAFAKPIQFLTNNSSEIQAALYGLKWCRMANITNLTLQLDSLFVVQMIIEKCKVPWNYQRLLEEIKTIVHQRNIKVVRCFREENMVADAMSKHANSLDQESFIYQERELPTKQSAWEHSKWIKWDCFF; encoded by the exons ATGAGCAAGAATGGACCTCAGATTAATCACCTTTGCTATGCGGATGATCTGATTCTATTCAGCTCTGGAGAAAGGAAATCAGTCAAGCTATTAATGAAAGTTCTGAGGGATTATGAAGAAGCCTCAGGTCAAGAGATCAATAAGGATAAGACTAACTTCTATACCTATGGCATCCAGAGTAGAAGAAACATCAGAAGGCTACACAGATGGACAGGTTACAAACATGCTaagcttcctttcacatatCTGGGATGTCCTATATATACAGGAAGGAAAACATGCAATCTCTTCTCAGACCTAGCCACAAAGTTTCTCAACAAAGCAGGAGGGTGGCAAG TCCCTCTAGTGACTATCATGAAGCAAATAGAAATGTACTTCTCCAACTCTTTTTGGGGAAAGAAAGATGATAAGAACAAGTATCACTGGAGCTCTTGGGAGAAGATGTCTTACCCTTATGAGGAGGGTGGTGTTGGATTCAAAAGACTCAGTGACATATTCAAAGCCTTTGCCACCAAGAGGTGGTGGAGATTCAGAACTAATGACAATTTATGGGCCAGATTCCTAAAGGCTAAGTATTGTCCTAGATCAAATCCtatttccaaaaagaaaaactccAAAGACTCTAATGCTTGGAAAACAATGCTGAATACAAGAGCAGAAGCTGAAAAGTATATAATTTGGAGAATTGCTGAAGGGAAGGTCTTGTTCTGGTGGGATACATGGACTGCTTTTGGTCTTCTAAACCAACTGGTCAATCAAAATCTGAAGCTGGGCAACAATAAGGTAAATGAGTACAAGGTGGATGGAGCTTGGGACCAAACTAAACTCTCTGAAGTTCTGCCTCAACAAGTGACACATGCAATCACTCAACAAAGCATAAATACCAACAGCAAGGACAAAGCCATATGGACTCTCAACAATGATGGAAATTTCTCTATTGCCTCAGCCTTCAAACAACTGAGACAGAAGAGGGATATAATGACTCAATCCAAAGAAATTTGGAGTAAAGGTTTgccttttaaaatttctttcttcatgtgGAGACTTATTAAAAAGAATCTTCCTTTTGATGACACTCTTACCAGGTTTGGAATCCAACCAGACACCAGATGCACATGCTGCAGAGTGGACAAACAGGAAACTTTGAACCATGTATTTGCTAGAAGTGAATTGGCACACAGAATATGGAAAATTGCTGAAGATCCATTGGGAATCAAATGTAGACACCAAAATGTGCTCACAACTCTAAATCACTGGTGGACCAAGAAACCAGCCAATGCTATGCACAAAGCCCTTCTTCAAATATCTCCTAGTATT AAAAATACAACCGATGCCAGAATCAGACAGAAGCTTCTTTTTCAAGTTAAGGTCACACTAGGCAAGGTCTTCAGCAGAATGGAACAGGAGTGGTCGTGGGAAGTTGTCTGTGACATGGCCTTGAACCGTGCACCAATGCAAATTCACCAAAATACCAGCCCGGGTCCAATTCGTACGGAAATGCCAGAACATTCCTCATACATTCTGAATACAGACGGGAGCTGCTCTTCTTCCTTAGCCATAGCAGGAGCAGGTGGAGTAGTTAGGAAAAGAAATGGAGAAATGGTTATGGCCTTTGCTAAACCAATTCAGTTCTTGACTAACAACTCTAGTGAAATTCAGGCAGCTCTCTATGGTTTAAAATGGTGTAGAATGGCTAATATTACTAACCTAACCTTACAACTAGATTCTCTTTTTGTTGTACAGATGATCATAGAGAAATGCAAAGTGCCATGGAACTACCAGAGGCTCTTAGAAGAGATCAAAACAATTGTCCATCAAAGAAATATCAAGGTGGTTCGCTGCTTCAGAGAAGAAAACATGGTAGCAGATGCAATGTCCAAACATGCTAACAGCCTGGATCAAGAAAGTTTCATATACCAAGAAAGAGAGCTACCAACCAAACAAAGTGCTTGGGAGCACTCAAAATGGATCAAATGGGATTGCTTTTTTTAG